From a region of the Streptococcus ruminantium genome:
- a CDS encoding diacylglycerol kinase family protein encodes MDLHENNTKNRWKNRELIASLEFAVTGLLTAFKEERNMKKHLVSAILVVLAGVVFQVTVTEWLFLLLSISLVIAFEIVNSAIENVVDLASGYHFSMLAKNAKDMAAGAVLFISGFALLTGLIIFLPKIWNLIF; translated from the coding sequence ATGGACTTACACGAGAATAATACAAAAAATCGGTGGAAAAACAGGGAATTGATTGCTAGTCTTGAGTTTGCGGTAACGGGTTTGTTAACTGCTTTCAAAGAAGAGCGCAATATGAAGAAGCATCTAGTCTCGGCCATCCTTGTGGTGCTGGCAGGGGTTGTTTTTCAAGTAACGGTAACGGAGTGGCTCTTTTTATTACTTAGCATCAGTTTGGTGATCGCTTTTGAAATTGTCAATTCAGCTATTGAAAATGTGGTGGATTTGGCATCGGGTTATCATTTTTCCATGCTGGCTAAAAATGCTAAAGATATGGCAGCAGGGGCGGTTCTATTTATCTCAGGTTTTGCTCTTTTAACAGGGCTTATTATCTTCTTGCCTAAGATTTGGAACCTTATTTTTTAG
- the ybeY gene encoding rRNA maturation RNase YbeY: MYIEMIDETGQVSAQMQEQITDLLQFAAEKIGKQNKEMAVTFVDNARVHEVNLKYRGIDRPTDVVSLEYKPESLIVFNEEDLLDNPELAEMMEDFDAYIGELYISIDKAREQSEDYGHSYEREMGFLAVHGFLHINGYDHYTPEEEAEMFGLQEEILTAYGLTRE; encoded by the coding sequence ATGTATATTGAAATGATTGATGAAACAGGGCAGGTTTCTGCTCAAATGCAAGAGCAAATTACGGATTTGCTCCAGTTTGCGGCCGAAAAAATTGGCAAGCAGAATAAGGAAATGGCTGTGACTTTTGTTGATAATGCCCGTGTCCACGAGGTGAATCTCAAGTATAGGGGGATTGATCGTCCCACTGATGTCGTCAGTCTGGAGTACAAGCCTGAATCTTTGATTGTATTTAACGAAGAAGATTTATTGGATAATCCTGAGTTGGCAGAGATGATGGAAGACTTTGATGCTTATATCGGTGAATTGTATATCTCCATTGATAAGGCACGGGAACAGTCAGAAGATTACGGTCATAGTTATGAGCGTGAAATGGGCTTTTTGGCTGTTCATGGTTTTCTACATATCAATGGCTACGATCATTATACGCCGGAAGAAGAGGCGGAAATGTTTGGTTTACAAGAAGAAATTTTGACTGCTTATGGACTTACACGAGAATAA
- a CDS encoding MurR/RpiR family transcriptional regulator, with product MLQTPKHITAIIESHLDQMTRLEKHIGSYFTQLDPATADLSLETTIKNLHISPSALTRFAKKCGFSGYREFVFAFQNNQQYLEKHFEKLQRSLTKKVLVDYEEILTSTNNLVDEEKLEEIAKLIDASKRVYFYGIGSSGLVAIEIKSRFMRLGVVCDAITDKNNLIWTTNILDATCLVIGLSLSGQTEEVMEHLHLATQKGIPTALLTTRCFSHPPFDQIIPVASVRHLNYGNRISPQIPLLIMLDVIYAYFLAIDKERKENIFKQTIKE from the coding sequence ATGTTGCAAACACCAAAACACATCACCGCAATTATTGAGTCACATCTGGATCAGATGACACGGCTCGAAAAACATATCGGTAGCTATTTCACGCAACTGGATCCTGCGACGGCCGATCTAAGCTTGGAAACTACGATAAAAAATCTCCACATTTCCCCATCTGCTCTTACTCGTTTCGCTAAAAAATGTGGTTTTTCTGGCTATCGAGAATTTGTCTTTGCTTTTCAAAATAACCAGCAATATCTAGAAAAACATTTTGAAAAATTACAGCGTAGCCTAACAAAGAAGGTTCTCGTTGATTATGAAGAAATCCTAACTTCAACCAATAATTTAGTGGATGAGGAGAAACTTGAGGAAATCGCTAAGCTAATAGATGCCAGCAAAAGAGTGTACTTCTACGGCATCGGAAGTTCTGGGCTGGTTGCCATAGAAATCAAATCTCGGTTTATGCGTTTAGGTGTGGTATGCGATGCTATCACGGACAAAAACAATCTCATTTGGACAACGAATATTTTGGACGCAACTTGTTTGGTCATTGGACTTTCCTTATCCGGGCAAACAGAAGAAGTCATGGAACACTTACATTTAGCTACTCAAAAAGGCATCCCAACAGCCCTGCTAACTACCAGATGCTTTTCCCATCCCCCCTTTGATCAAATCATCCCTGTTGCTTCTGTCAGGCATCTGAACTATGGCAACCGAATTTCTCCACAAATTCCTCTCCTCATTATGCTAGATGTTATTTATGCATACTTTTTGGCTATTGACAAGGAAAGGAAAGAGAATATTTTC